The following coding sequences are from one uncultured Bacteroides sp. window:
- a CDS encoding rhamnogalacturonan acetylesterase — MKTSILIVWALATSIMSQAQQTNFSFYFNNKKKKENKEAIRISPQCIFSDSIGYGYDLQPAPSAKSNRPFYFSVNVPDGNYKVTVTLGSKKKAGETTVRGESRRLFIENLSTKKGEFITRSFIINKRTPLIAKGEYVKIKPREKKKLNWDNKLTLEFNGDSPQLSAINIEKVDTIPTIFLCGNSTVVDQDNEPWASWGQMIPRFFNDQVCFANYAESGEAANTFIAAGRLKKALTQMKAGDYIFIQFGHNDQKQKGPGIGAYYSFMTNLKIFIDKARAKGAHPVLITPTQRRSFNSEGKITDTHGEYPDAMRWLAHKENIPLIDLNAMTRILYEAMGVEKSKKAFVHYPAKTFPGQTKALADNTHFNPYGAYQIAKCIIEGMKQNHLQLIKYLRKDYNSFDPSHPDKLSSFHWNASPFTEIEKPDGN; from the coding sequence ATGAAAACATCTATACTTATTGTCTGGGCATTAGCTACAAGCATAATGTCACAGGCACAGCAAACTAATTTTTCTTTTTACTTCAACAACAAAAAGAAAAAAGAGAACAAAGAAGCTATCAGAATATCTCCTCAATGCATATTTTCTGATAGCATAGGGTATGGGTATGACTTGCAGCCCGCACCTAGTGCGAAAAGCAATCGCCCTTTCTATTTCTCAGTCAATGTACCGGATGGTAATTATAAAGTCACAGTGACATTAGGCTCTAAGAAAAAGGCAGGAGAAACAACCGTTAGAGGAGAGTCTAGGAGGCTTTTCATCGAAAATCTCTCTACAAAAAAAGGAGAATTTATTACACGTTCCTTTATCATAAACAAAAGAACTCCACTCATTGCTAAAGGCGAGTATGTAAAAATCAAACCTCGCGAAAAGAAAAAGCTAAATTGGGATAACAAGTTAACTCTTGAATTTAATGGAGATTCCCCTCAATTATCTGCGATAAATATAGAGAAAGTAGATACAATACCAACCATCTTTCTATGTGGTAATTCTACTGTAGTAGATCAAGATAATGAACCATGGGCTAGTTGGGGACAAATGATCCCGCGCTTCTTTAACGATCAGGTATGCTTTGCTAATTATGCAGAATCAGGTGAAGCTGCTAATACTTTTATTGCGGCAGGCAGATTAAAAAAAGCGTTGACGCAAATGAAAGCAGGCGATTATATTTTCATCCAATTCGGACACAATGATCAAAAACAGAAAGGACCGGGTATAGGAGCTTATTATTCATTTATGACTAATCTCAAGATCTTCATCGATAAAGCTCGTGCAAAAGGAGCACATCCGGTATTGATTACCCCTACCCAACGACGAAGTTTTAATTCGGAAGGAAAAATAACAGATACCCATGGAGAATATCCTGACGCAATGAGATGGTTGGCTCACAAAGAAAATATTCCTTTAATCGATCTAAATGCTATGACGCGCATTCTTTATGAAGCAATGGGAGTTGAAAAAAGTAAAAAAGCATTTGTTCATTACCCCGCTAAGACTTTTCCAGGACAAACAAAAGCATTAGCAGATAACACGCATTTCAATCCATACGGCGCTTATCAAATAGCCAAATGTATTATCGAAGGAATGAAGCAAAATCATTTGCAACTTATTAAATATCTTAGAAAAGATTACAATTCCTTTGATCCGTCACACCCAGACAAACTTTCATCTTTTCATTGGAATGCCAGTCCGTTTACCGAGATAGAAAAACCCGATGGAAATTAA
- a CDS encoding glycoside hydrolase family 28 protein has translation MKNLILTFLALSCWVNIINAKIYNIKEYGAKGDGTTIDSPAINKAIEEASKNGGGSIYFPAGKYACYSIRLQSHITLYLESGAEIIAAFPNEKEGYDIAEANPNINYQDFGHSHWKNSLIWGIGLEDITICGSGLINGKGLTREESRLPGVGNKAISLKLCKNIIVKDISMLHCGHFAILATGVNNLTIDNLKVDTNRDGFDIDCCRNVRISNCSVNSPWDDAIVLKASYALGIFQDTENITISNCYVSGFDKGTMLNGTYERNEPQAPDHGYVTGRIKLGTESSGGFKNITIANCIFERCRGLALESVDGGHLEDIVINNITMRDIVNAPIFLRLGARMRSPQGTPVGTMKRILISNINVFNADSQYSCIISGIPNAYIEDVTLSNIHIYFKGGYSSNDATRNPPEQEKVYPEPWMFGTIPASGFYVRHARNITFNHVKFHFATPDERPLYVTDDAEIIKK, from the coding sequence ATGAAGAATCTCATTCTAACTTTTCTCGCACTCAGTTGTTGGGTAAACATTATAAACGCCAAAATCTACAATATCAAAGAATATGGTGCCAAAGGAGATGGAACAACGATTGATTCACCAGCGATCAATAAAGCTATAGAAGAAGCAAGTAAAAATGGAGGAGGAAGTATCTATTTCCCTGCAGGAAAATATGCATGTTATTCTATTCGACTACAAAGTCATATCACTCTCTATTTGGAATCAGGAGCCGAAATCATTGCTGCTTTCCCTAATGAAAAAGAGGGCTATGACATTGCCGAAGCTAATCCAAACATAAATTATCAAGACTTCGGACATAGTCATTGGAAGAATTCTCTCATTTGGGGTATCGGGTTGGAAGATATTACAATTTGCGGATCAGGTCTTATTAATGGCAAAGGATTGACCCGTGAAGAGAGTCGACTGCCGGGAGTTGGAAACAAAGCCATCAGTTTAAAGCTCTGCAAGAATATAATTGTAAAAGATATCTCTATGCTCCATTGCGGACATTTCGCTATACTAGCAACCGGAGTGAATAACCTTACTATTGACAATCTAAAAGTAGATACTAACCGAGATGGATTTGATATTGACTGCTGTCGCAATGTGCGTATCTCAAATTGTAGTGTAAACTCTCCTTGGGATGACGCTATTGTACTGAAAGCTTCTTATGCATTAGGCATCTTTCAAGATACAGAAAATATAACAATATCCAATTGCTATGTATCCGGCTTTGATAAAGGAACAATGCTTAATGGCACTTATGAACGTAATGAACCACAAGCACCCGACCATGGCTATGTTACAGGGCGTATCAAATTAGGCACGGAATCTAGTGGAGGATTTAAAAACATTACCATTGCCAATTGCATTTTCGAACGTTGTCGCGGATTGGCATTGGAAAGTGTAGACGGAGGACATCTAGAGGATATAGTGATCAACAATATAACCATGCGCGATATTGTCAATGCACCAATATTTCTTCGTTTAGGAGCACGCATGCGCAGTCCACAAGGCACTCCCGTAGGTACAATGAAGCGAATTCTTATTAGCAATATCAATGTATTCAACGCCGACTCTCAATATTCCTGCATTATCAGTGGTATCCCTAACGCTTACATTGAAGATGTTACGTTGAGCAACATTCACATATATTTCAAAGGAGGATATTCTTCAAATGACGCCACACGCAACCCTCCCGAACAAGAAAAGGTATATCCTGAACCGTGGATGTTTGGCACCATTCCTGCATCCGGTTTTTATGTTCGTCACGCTCGTAACATCACCTTTAACCATGTAAAATTTCATTTTGCCACCCCCGACGAACGTCCTCTGTACGTCACAGACGATGCAGAAATCATCAAGAAATAG
- a CDS encoding sugar-binding domain-containing protein, translated as MQKHFFTLSFFIAFTTSLWAQNVLDITGKWKFQIDRNDLGVKEQWYKKTLSDEINLPGSMPEKLKGDEVSIHTKWTGSLYDSSYYFNPYMEKYRIEGDIKLPFFLTPDKHYVGVAWYQKEAMIPSNWKGERILLYLERPHIETTVWINGQKAGMQNSLCVPHIYDITNLIKRGKCTISIRVDNRIKKINVGPDSHSITDQTQGNWNGIVGKINLQTTPKIYFDDIQVYPDLDNKKAIVKMTLKSTSAASSSARISLSATSFNTDKKQNIPSITQTFKIKGGLLNCEMELPMGNNVLTWDEFDPALYMLNAEITSKKGKEKKKVQFGMRKFNIKGKWFYVNGNKTMLRGTVENCDFPLTGYAPMDVKDWERVFRICRNYGLNHMRFHSYCPPEAAFIAADLVGFYLQPEGPSWPNHGPKLGLGQPIDKYLMDETIRLTKAYGNYASYCMLACGNEPSGRWVAWVSKFVDYWKKTDPRRVYTGASVGNSWQWQPHNEYHVKAGARGLNWAKTRPESESDYRGRIDTVKQPYVSHETGQWCAFPNFNEIRKYTGVNKAKNFEIFRDLLADGKMADKGNDFMMASGKLQVLCYKNEIERTLRTPDYAGFQLLALNDYSGQGTALVGMLDVFFEEKGYVTANEVRRFCSPIVPLARIPKFTYKNNETFIANIEVANFYKTPLQNAKTVYCIKDEYGKVYAHGTLSIKDIPIGNCFHLGTIRYSLKDISSPQKLKLEVRIEGTEAVNDWDFWVYPTKVEIDTKNIYVADSLDEKAQKILKEGGNVLITAAGKISYGKEVVQYFTPVFWNTSWFKMRPPHTTGIWVNDKHPLFKNFPTEYHSNLQWWELLNKSQVMQFTEFPENFEPLVQSIDTWFISRKIGTLFEAKVLNGKVIMTSMDITRNLEKHIVARQMYKAIIDYMNSDYFRPKYKIKIQQIQNLFTKKAPKVNSYTKDSPDELKPKKGDKGI; from the coding sequence ATGCAGAAACATTTTTTTACATTATCTTTTTTTATTGCTTTCACTACAAGTCTATGGGCACAAAATGTACTTGATATTACCGGAAAATGGAAATTTCAAATTGACAGAAATGACCTGGGAGTGAAAGAGCAATGGTATAAGAAAACATTAAGTGACGAAATAAACCTTCCGGGATCAATGCCTGAGAAGCTCAAAGGAGACGAAGTTAGCATACATACAAAATGGACAGGAAGTTTATATGACAGTTCATATTACTTCAATCCTTATATGGAAAAATATCGTATCGAGGGAGATATTAAATTACCTTTTTTTTTGACACCCGACAAACATTACGTGGGGGTGGCATGGTATCAGAAAGAGGCTATGATTCCATCTAATTGGAAAGGAGAACGAATTTTACTTTATCTGGAACGACCTCATATAGAAACGACCGTATGGATTAACGGACAAAAAGCAGGAATGCAAAACAGCCTTTGTGTTCCTCATATATACGATATAACAAATCTCATTAAAAGAGGGAAATGCACTATATCCATAAGAGTGGATAATCGCATTAAAAAGATAAATGTAGGACCAGATTCGCATAGTATAACCGATCAGACACAAGGTAATTGGAATGGCATTGTAGGCAAAATAAATCTGCAAACAACTCCAAAAATTTATTTTGATGATATCCAAGTATATCCTGACCTGGATAACAAAAAAGCAATCGTAAAGATGACTTTGAAATCAACATCCGCAGCAAGTAGTTCGGCAAGAATTTCTCTGTCAGCTACAAGCTTCAACACAGATAAAAAGCAAAATATCCCGAGCATAACACAAACATTCAAGATAAAAGGCGGACTTCTAAACTGCGAAATGGAATTGCCAATGGGCAATAATGTGTTAACATGGGACGAATTTGATCCGGCATTATATATGCTAAATGCTGAGATAACAAGTAAAAAAGGGAAAGAAAAAAAGAAAGTGCAATTCGGGATGCGAAAATTCAACATCAAGGGAAAGTGGTTTTATGTAAACGGTAATAAAACAATGCTTCGGGGAACAGTAGAAAACTGTGACTTCCCACTAACGGGTTATGCTCCCATGGATGTGAAAGATTGGGAACGAGTTTTTCGCATTTGCCGTAACTACGGACTCAACCACATGCGCTTTCATTCTTACTGTCCACCGGAAGCAGCCTTCATTGCTGCTGATTTAGTCGGATTTTATTTACAACCTGAAGGACCTAGCTGGCCAAATCACGGCCCCAAACTAGGATTAGGACAACCCATCGACAAATACCTCATGGATGAAACTATCCGCTTAACAAAAGCTTATGGCAATTATGCTTCTTATTGTATGCTTGCTTGTGGCAACGAACCTTCTGGACGCTGGGTAGCCTGGGTAAGTAAGTTTGTAGACTATTGGAAAAAAACTGATCCACGAAGAGTATATACAGGAGCATCAGTTGGCAACAGTTGGCAATGGCAACCCCATAACGAATATCACGTAAAAGCAGGTGCTCGCGGACTCAATTGGGCAAAAACAAGACCTGAATCCGAATCTGATTACCGCGGAAGAATAGACACAGTAAAACAACCCTACGTATCCCACGAAACGGGGCAATGGTGTGCTTTCCCGAATTTTAATGAGATCAGAAAATATACCGGAGTCAACAAAGCAAAAAACTTCGAGATTTTCCGAGACCTGCTTGCTGATGGGAAAATGGCTGATAAAGGAAACGATTTTATGATGGCTTCCGGTAAGTTACAAGTCTTATGCTATAAAAATGAAATAGAGCGTACGCTCAGAACACCTGATTATGCAGGATTTCAGTTATTGGCCCTTAATGATTATTCAGGACAAGGAACAGCCTTAGTAGGGATGCTTGACGTCTTTTTTGAAGAAAAAGGATATGTTACTGCCAACGAAGTCCGCCGCTTTTGTAGCCCAATTGTACCTTTAGCTCGTATACCTAAATTTACATATAAAAACAATGAAACTTTCATTGCAAATATTGAGGTCGCCAACTTTTATAAGACCCCACTTCAAAATGCAAAAACAGTATATTGTATCAAAGATGAATACGGTAAAGTCTATGCGCATGGAACATTAAGTATTAAGGATATTCCTATAGGTAACTGTTTCCACTTAGGAACAATCCGGTATTCACTCAAGGATATATCTTCTCCTCAAAAATTAAAGTTGGAAGTACGAATAGAAGGAACAGAAGCTGTAAACGACTGGGACTTTTGGGTTTATCCGACAAAAGTTGAGATAGATACAAAAAATATCTATGTTGCTGATTCTTTAGATGAAAAAGCGCAAAAGATATTAAAAGAAGGAGGAAATGTTTTAATCACTGCTGCCGGAAAAATATCCTATGGGAAGGAAGTCGTTCAATATTTCACTCCTGTCTTTTGGAATACTTCATGGTTCAAGATGCGTCCACCGCATACCACAGGCATTTGGGTAAACGACAAACACCCTTTATTTAAAAACTTTCCGACAGAGTATCACAGTAATCTGCAATGGTGGGAGCTACTAAACAAATCTCAAGTTATGCAGTTTACTGAATTTCCTGAGAACTTTGAGCCTTTAGTACAAAGTATTGATACTTGGTTCATTAGCCGGAAAATAGGAACTCTTTTCGAAGCTAAAGTATTAAATGGGAAAGTAATAATGACAAGTATGGACATTACCAGGAATCTAGAAAAGCACATTGTTGCCCGCCAGATGTATAAAGCAATTATCGATTACATGAATTCAGACTATTTCAGACCGAAATATAAAATTAAGATACAACAAATACAGAATTTATTTACTAAGAAAGCACCTAAAGTAAATTCTTATACAAAAGATTCTCCTGATGAATTAAAGCCAAAAAAAGGAGATAAAGGTATCTAA
- the metG gene encoding methionine--tRNA ligase — MDKKFKRTTVTSALPYANGPVHIGHLAGVYVPADIYVRYLRLKKEEVLFIGGSDEHGVPITIRAKKEGITPQDVVDRYHSIIKESFAEFGISFDIYSRTSSKTHHELASNFFRTLYDKNEFIEKTSEQYYDEEAHQFLADRYITGECPHCHSEGAYGDQCEKCGTSLSPTDLINPKSTISGSKPIMKETKHWYLPLDKHETWLRKWILEEHKEWRPNVYGQCKSWLDMGLHPRAVSRDLDWGIPVPVEGAEGKVLYVWFDAPIGYISNTKELLPDSWETWWKDPETRLVHFIGKDNIVFHCIVFPAMLKAEGSYILPDNVPSNEFLNLEGDKISTSRNWAVWLHEYLKDFPGKQDVLRYVLTANAPETKDNDFTWKDFQARNNNELVAVYGNFVNRAMVLTQKYFEGKVPTIGELTDYDQETLKEFVNVKAEVEKLLDVFKFRDAQKEAMNLARIGNKYLADTEPWKLAKTDMERVATILNISLQLVANLAIAFEPFLPFSSDKLRKMINMKSFDWTELGQIDLLPAGHQLNPSELLFEKIEDNIIEEQVQKLLDTKKANEEANYKANPIRANIEFDDFTKLDIRVGTVLECQKVPKADKLLQFKIEDGLEQRTIVSGIAQHYKPEELVGKQVCFVANLAPRKLRGIVSEGMILSAENNDGSLAVIMPEKEVKPGSEVK; from the coding sequence ATGGATAAAAAGTTCAAAAGAACAACCGTCACTTCTGCATTACCTTATGCTAACGGTCCTGTTCATATTGGCCATTTAGCAGGCGTTTATGTACCTGCGGATATTTATGTACGTTACTTACGTTTGAAAAAAGAAGAGGTGTTATTCATCGGTGGATCCGATGAACATGGAGTACCTATTACCATTCGTGCAAAAAAAGAAGGCATCACTCCTCAGGATGTGGTCGACCGTTACCACTCTATTATCAAAGAATCTTTTGCAGAGTTTGGTATTTCTTTCGATATTTATTCTCGCACATCTTCCAAAACTCACCATGAGCTGGCCTCGAACTTTTTCCGCACATTATATGACAAAAACGAGTTTATAGAAAAAACCTCGGAGCAATATTACGACGAAGAAGCTCACCAATTTCTCGCAGATCGCTATATTACAGGAGAGTGTCCTCACTGTCACTCCGAAGGTGCTTATGGCGACCAATGTGAAAAATGCGGAACCTCTCTCTCTCCCACAGACCTAATCAACCCCAAAAGTACTATTAGCGGTAGTAAGCCGATAATGAAAGAGACAAAACATTGGTATTTACCTCTTGACAAACATGAGACATGGTTGCGCAAGTGGATATTAGAAGAGCATAAAGAATGGCGTCCTAATGTCTACGGGCAATGTAAAAGTTGGCTAGATATGGGATTGCATCCTCGCGCGGTAAGTCGCGATCTTGATTGGGGCATCCCTGTTCCAGTAGAAGGTGCTGAAGGGAAAGTACTTTATGTTTGGTTTGATGCTCCAATAGGTTACATCTCAAATACTAAAGAATTACTGCCGGATAGTTGGGAAACTTGGTGGAAAGATCCGGAAACACGATTGGTGCATTTTATAGGGAAAGATAATATTGTGTTCCATTGCATCGTATTCCCTGCTATGTTAAAAGCTGAAGGAAGCTATATCCTACCCGATAATGTACCAAGTAATGAGTTCCTCAATTTAGAAGGCGATAAAATATCAACTTCACGCAACTGGGCTGTCTGGTTACATGAATACTTAAAAGATTTTCCTGGCAAACAAGATGTGCTTCGTTATGTATTAACAGCCAATGCTCCTGAAACAAAAGACAACGACTTCACTTGGAAAGATTTTCAAGCACGTAACAATAATGAATTAGTAGCTGTTTATGGCAATTTCGTGAATCGCGCGATGGTCCTTACCCAAAAGTACTTTGAAGGAAAAGTTCCTACTATTGGAGAGCTTACGGACTATGATCAGGAAACATTAAAAGAGTTTGTAAACGTAAAAGCCGAAGTAGAGAAGTTATTGGATGTATTTAAATTCCGCGACGCGCAAAAAGAAGCCATGAATCTTGCCCGTATCGGAAATAAATATCTTGCAGACACGGAACCTTGGAAATTAGCCAAGACGGATATGGAGCGAGTTGCCACTATTTTGAATATCAGTTTGCAATTGGTAGCCAACCTAGCTATTGCGTTTGAACCTTTCTTGCCTTTTAGTTCTGACAAACTACGCAAGATGATCAACATGAAGAGTTTTGACTGGACAGAATTGGGACAAATTGATTTGCTTCCTGCCGGACATCAGCTCAACCCATCGGAGTTACTTTTCGAAAAAATAGAAGATAACATCATTGAAGAGCAAGTGCAAAAACTGCTTGATACAAAGAAAGCCAACGAAGAAGCTAACTATAAGGCTAACCCCATACGCGCCAATATTGAATTTGATGATTTTACCAAGCTTGATATACGCGTAGGAACGGTACTAGAATGCCAAAAAGTTCCTAAAGCCGACAAACTACTTCAATTCAAAATAGAAGATGGATTGGAACAACGGACCATTGTTTCTGGCATAGCACAACACTACAAACCAGAAGAATTGGTTGGCAAACAGGTGTGCTTCGTGGCTAACCTTGCTCCTCGCAAATTAAGGGGAATAGTAAGCGAGGGCATGATTCTTTCTGCTGAAAACAATGACGGTAGCCTTGCTGTAATCATGCCGGAAAAAGAAGTAAAACCGGGTAGCGAAGTTAAATAA
- a CDS encoding glycosyl hydrolase family 28 protein → MKKIIPITFVLFLLYSCISQPKSSDIPILNAISSGETIDLSWAKEVGAKQFPEKKNNIFKANDFGAVNDSNIISTQAIQKAIDACSSSGGGIVTFDPGYYQTGAIFIKAGVNFQLNKGVTLLASNNINDYPEFRSRIAGIEMVWPSAVINIVNTKLAAMSGKGTIDCRGKVFWDKYWKMRKEYEKKGLRWIVDYDCKRVRGILVSNSSDVTLKDFTLMRSGFWGIQILYSKHCTLNSLSVNNNIGGHGPSTDGIDIDSSTRILIDSCDINCNDDNICLKAGRDADGLRVNRATEYVVIRNCIARKGAGLITCGSETSGSIRYVLGYNLKAYGTSSTLKLKSAMNRGGVVEHIYMTNVTADSVQYVLAADLNWNPSYSYSKLPTEYIGKKIPEHWKIMLTPVTPPSKGYPHFKDVYLSNVKATNATQFISASGWNDSLRLENFTVYNLNVHAQKAGIVAFTHNLFMKNINLKIDDQSKVTFKNNTKLTKEIHYE, encoded by the coding sequence ATGAAAAAAATAATACCCATTACATTTGTTCTCTTTTTATTATATTCTTGTATATCTCAACCTAAAAGCAGTGACATTCCAATCTTGAATGCAATAAGTTCAGGTGAAACAATTGACTTGTCATGGGCAAAGGAAGTGGGAGCTAAACAATTTCCTGAAAAAAAGAACAATATTTTCAAAGCAAATGACTTTGGTGCAGTGAATGATAGTAACATCATCAGCACACAAGCTATACAAAAAGCGATTGATGCTTGTAGCAGTTCAGGTGGAGGAATAGTAACCTTTGACCCGGGATATTACCAAACCGGAGCTATATTCATTAAAGCGGGAGTTAATTTTCAATTAAATAAAGGAGTGACGCTACTTGCTAGCAATAATATCAATGATTATCCTGAATTTCGTTCACGCATAGCAGGCATTGAGATGGTTTGGCCCTCAGCAGTTATAAACATAGTAAACACTAAACTAGCTGCAATGTCGGGCAAAGGGACAATAGATTGCAGAGGAAAAGTGTTTTGGGACAAGTACTGGAAAATGCGAAAAGAATATGAAAAAAAAGGGCTTCGCTGGATTGTAGACTATGACTGTAAAAGAGTGAGAGGAATTCTTGTTTCAAATAGCTCCGATGTCACGCTCAAAGATTTCACTTTAATGAGAAGTGGCTTTTGGGGAATTCAAATACTTTATTCAAAACATTGTACCCTCAACAGCTTAAGTGTCAATAATAATATTGGAGGACATGGCCCCAGTACTGACGGCATAGATATTGATTCTTCCACACGCATTCTTATTGACAGCTGTGATATAAACTGTAACGATGACAACATTTGCTTAAAAGCAGGAAGGGACGCTGACGGTTTGAGAGTAAACCGAGCCACAGAGTATGTGGTAATACGTAATTGTATTGCCCGCAAAGGTGCTGGTTTGATTACTTGTGGGAGCGAAACCTCAGGAAGCATAAGATATGTACTAGGTTATAATTTAAAAGCATACGGCACTTCTTCCACTCTTAAACTAAAATCGGCGATGAACAGAGGAGGCGTAGTAGAACATATTTATATGACAAATGTAACAGCGGACAGTGTACAATACGTGTTAGCAGCAGATTTAAACTGGAACCCTAGTTACAGCTACTCCAAACTACCTACGGAATATATAGGGAAAAAGATTCCGGAACATTGGAAAATCATGCTGACTCCAGTAACTCCTCCTAGCAAAGGTTATCCTCACTTTAAAGACGTATATTTGTCAAATGTTAAAGCAACGAATGCAACTCAATTCATATCTGCCTCTGGATGGAATGATTCGCTAAGACTTGAAAATTTTACAGTTTATAATTTGAATGTACATGCCCAAAAAGCAGGCATTGTTGCTTTTACCCACAATTTATTTATGAAAAATATAAATCTAAAAATTGACGATCAAAGCAAAGTAACATTCAAAAACAATACTAAGCTCACCAAAGAAATTCATTATGAATAA
- a CDS encoding DUF4450 domain-containing protein → MNKRKYAVTLLFLLMMVISTYARNDKTFQRIVQGSPEEPVVLGCEYPEFAFHFPQMAGNFRLGIQDRGESSWINDSKNIIVTEKKGKLTYEVKHKLLKNGKLIIRVSGLADSNGLIMEIESKDTPPTLQLIWSFGGCYGKILADKRDSRMKAIYCKDNVFSIEGNCFTCYYGESMKLKVIQGVTPPDSEIRLSDAHQQETPMSLFQSGKITDAPALSGSTPMLKDKKLYFSFYIQNKKADYNYFMLPTLFLQNFNQ, encoded by the coding sequence ATGAATAAAAGAAAATACGCAGTTACACTCCTTTTTCTTCTCATGATGGTTATCTCTACCTACGCAAGAAACGATAAAACCTTTCAACGAATAGTACAAGGAAGCCCCGAAGAGCCTGTTGTTTTGGGCTGTGAATACCCTGAATTCGCTTTCCATTTTCCGCAAATGGCAGGCAATTTTCGCTTAGGCATACAAGATAGAGGTGAGAGCAGTTGGATTAATGACAGTAAAAACATCATAGTAACGGAAAAGAAAGGCAAACTTACATATGAAGTCAAGCACAAGTTGCTAAAGAACGGGAAATTGATTATTCGTGTATCAGGATTGGCAGATAGCAACGGACTTATCATGGAAATTGAAAGCAAGGATACTCCTCCCACTTTACAACTCATATGGTCTTTCGGAGGGTGTTACGGAAAGATATTAGCTGATAAAAGAGATAGCCGAATGAAAGCAATATACTGTAAAGACAATGTTTTCAGTATAGAAGGGAACTGCTTCACCTGTTATTATGGAGAAAGCATGAAACTTAAAGTTATTCAGGGAGTTACGCCACCAGACTCTGAAATCAGGCTCTCTGATGCTCACCAACAAGAAACACCTATGTCCTTGTTTCAATCAGGGAAAATAACAGATGCACCGGCATTAAGTGGTTCAACTCCTATGCTAAAAGATAAGAAGCTTTATTTCTCTTTTTATATTCAGAATAAAAAAGCTGATTACAATTATTTCATGTTGCCCACGCTCTTCTTACAAAACTTCAATCAATAA